From Micromonospora carbonacea:
GCGGAGAACAACGAGCGGCTGGACCCCGACGCGCTGCTCGTCAGCGAGGCGTTCGTCGACGAGGGCCCGACCATGAAGCGGTTCCGGCCGCGGGCGCAGGGCCGGGCGTACCGGATCCGCAAGCGCACCTGCCACATCACCGTGGCGGTCGAGGCGGTCGCGCCGGCCGCGCCGAAGAAGTCCGCGGCGAAGAAGGCCGCCCCGGCGCAGCAGCCTGCGGCCGCTGAGACGGAGAGCAAGACGGAGGGCGCCGAGTAATGGGTCAGAAGGTTCACCCCACTGGGTTCCGGCTCGGCATCTCGACCGACTGGAAGTCCCGCTGGTTCGCGGACAAGCTCTACAAGGACTACATCGGCGAGGACGTCAAGATCCGCCGGATGATGTCCAAGGGTCTGGAGCGGGCCGGCATCTCCAAGGTCGACATCGAGCGCACCCGGGACCGGGTCCGCGTCGACATCCACACCGCCCGGCCGGGCATCGTCATCGGCCGTAAGGGTGCGGAGGCCGACCGGATCCGCGGCGAGCTGGAGAAGCTCACCGGCAAGCAGGTGCAGCTGAACATCATCGAGGTGAAGAACCCCGAGTCGGACGCGCAGCTGGTCGCCCAGGGCGTCGCCGAGCAGCTCTCCAGCCGGGTCAGCTTCCGTCGGGCGATGCGCAAGGCGATGCAGTCGGCGATGAAGAACCCGGTCTGCAAGGGCATCCGGGTGCAGGTCTCGGGCCGCCTCGGCGGCGCCGAGATGAGCCGGACCGAGTTCTACCGCGAGGGCCGGGTTCCGCTGCACACGCTGCGGGCCAACATCGAGTACGGCTTCTTCGAGGCCCGTACCACCTTCGGCCGGATCGGCGTGAAGGTCTGGATCTATAAGGGCGACGCGGTGCCGGGTCGGGAGACCCCGGCCGAGGCTCCGTCGCGCCCGCGCCGTGAGCGCGGCGACCGCCCCGAGCGGCCGCGCCGTGGTCGGTCCGGTTCGTCCGGCACGACCGCCGGTGGCACCGAGGCCGGCCGGGCTGCCGCGACCACGATCGCGCAGCAGGCCGAGACGCCGAGTGGCGAGCCGGTGGACACGTCCGCCGTCGCCGCCGCGGCAGAAACGCAGCAGGAGGGCTGACAGATGCTGATGCCGCGCAAGCCCCCGAAGGGCTTCCGCAAGCCGCACCACCCGGACCGCCACGGCGCGTCCAAGGGTGGCAACCGCGTGGTGTTCGGCGAGTTCGGGATCCAGGCTCTCGAGCCGGCGTACGTGACGAACCGGCAGATCGAGTCGGCGCGTATCGCGATGACCCGCCACATCAAGCGTGGCGGCAAGGTCTGGATCTCGATCTTCCCGGACCAGGCCCTGACCAAGAAGCCGGCCGAGACCCGGATGGGTTCCGGCAAGGGCTCGCCCGAGTGGTGGGTCGCGAACGTCAAGCCGGGGCGGATCCTGTTCGAGATGTCCTTCCCCAACGAGCAGATCGCGCGAGAGGCGATGCGTCGCGCGATCCACAAGCTCCCGATGAAGTGCCGCATTGTTACGCGCGAAGTGGGTGAATCCTGATGGCAGCGGGCGTTAAGGCCTCCGAGCTGCGTGAGCTCTCCGAGGAGGAGCTGGTCACGAAGCTGCGCGAGGCCAAGGCGGAGCTGTTCAACCTCCGCGTGCAGGCCGCAACCGGTCAGCTGGACAACAACCGGCGGTTGCAGGTCATCCGTCGGGAGATCGCCCGGATCTACACGATCATGCGTGAGCGCGAGCTGGGTCTCTCGGCCGCGCCGACTGAGGTGACTGCGTCATGAGTGAGAACACCGCCACCACCGCCGCCGCGCGGGCCCGCCGCAAGGTGCGCGAGGGCCTCGTGGTCAGCGACAAGATGGACAAGACCGTCGTCGTCGAGGTCGAGGACCGGGTCAAGCACGCGCTGTACGGCAAGATCATGCGCCGTACCAGCAAGCTGAAGGTGCACGACGAGCAGAACGCCGCCGGCATCGGCGACCGGGTCCTGATCATGGAGACCCGGCCGCTGTCCGCCACCAAGCGGTGGCGGCTCGTGGAGATCCTGGAAAAGGCCAAGTAGCGAAGGCTCGAGCTCGCCCGGCGTCAGCCGGGCGCAGGTTCCGCCAGGCTCCGGTCGCGGCAGGCGGCCGGAGAACCGGCAGACATAGGAGATAGACGTGATTCAGCAGGAGTCGCGACTGCGCGTCGCCGACAACACGGGTGCCCGGGAGATCCTGTGCATCCGGGTTCTCGGTGGCTCCGGTCGGCGCTACGCGAGCATCGGCGACGTCATCGTGGCCACGGTCAAGGACGCGATCCCGGGTGCCGGTGTGAAGAAGGGCGACGTCGTCAAGGCCGTCGTCGTTCGCACCGCCAAGGAGAAGCGGCGGCCGGACGGCTCGTACATCCGCTTCGACGAGAACGCCGCCGTCATCATCAAGGACGGCGGGGACCCGCGCGGTACCCGCATCTTCGGCCCGGTGGGTCGGGAGCTGCGGGACAAGCGGTTCATGAAGATCATTTCCCTCGCGCCGGAGGTGTTGTGACCGTGAAGGTCAAGAAGGGCGACACGGTCGTCGTCATCGCCGGCAAGGACAAGGGCGCCAAGGGCAAGGTCATCGCGGCCTACCCGCGGCAGGACAAGGTCCTGGTCGAGGGCGTGAACCGGGTCAAGAAGCACACCCGCATCAGCACCACCCAGCGTGGCGCCAAGACCGGCGGCATCGTCACCCAGGAAGCCCCGATCCACGTCTCCAACGTGATGGTCGTGGACTCCGACGGGAACCCGACCCGCGTCGGATACCGCATCGACGACAACGGCCAGAAGGTCCGCATCGCGCGTAGCACCGGTAAGGACCTGTGATGACCACGGCTACCGAAACCAAGACCATGCCGCGCCTCAAGGAGCGGTACCGCAACGAGATCGTGGCCAAGCTGCAGGAGCAGCACAGCTACGGCAACCCCATGCAGGTGCCGCGGCTGGTCAAGATCGTCGTGAACATGGGTGTCGGCGAGGCCGCCCGGGACGCCAAGCTGATCGACGGCGCCGTCCGGGACCTGGCCACCATCACCGGCCAGAAGCCGCAGGTGCGGCGGGCGACCAAGTCCATCGCGCAGTTCAAGCTCCGCGAGGGCATGCCGATCGGCGCGAAGGTCACCCTCCGCGGCGACCGGATGTGGGAGTTCCTGGACCGCCTGCTCTCCATCGCGCTGCCGCGTATCCGCGACTTCCGCGGGCTGGACGGGCGCAAGCTCGACGGGCACGGCAACTACACGTTCGGCCTGACCGAGCAGTCGGTGTTCCACGAGATCGACCAGGACAAGATCGATCGCCAGCGGGGCATGGACATCACGGTGGTCACGACCGCCACGACCGACGACGAGGGCCGGGCGCTGCTCAAGCTCCTGGGCTTCCCGTTCAAGGAGAACTGAGATGGCCAAGAAGGCGCTGATCCTCAAGGCGGCCGCGAAGCCGAAGTTCTCGGTTCGCGCGTACACCCGCTGCCAGCGGTGCGGGCGTCCCAAGGCGGTCTACCGCAAGTTCGGTCTCTGCCGGGTCTGCATCCGGGAGATGGCCCACCGCGGTGAGCTGCCGGGCGTGTCCAAGGCTTCCTGGTAAGGGCGACCGCGCCCCGGCTGCCGGCCGGGGCCCCCTTGCACCGATCATGTATTGCTCTTCGCCGTAGGCCCGGGGCTGACCGCCCCGGGAACCCCGGCGAGAAAGGCTGACGAAATCCATGACGATGACCGACCCGATCGCAGACATGCTCACGCGTCTGCGTAACGCCAACCAGGCGTACCACGACCGGGTGACGATGCCCTACTCCAAGATCAAGGCGAACATCGCCGAGGTCCTGAAGTCCGAGGGCTACATCGCCACCTGGTCGGTCGAGGAGCCCGAGGAGGGCGCCGTCGGCAAGCGACTGGTCGTCGAGCTGAAGTACGGCCAGAACCGCGAGCGGAGCCTGGCCGGCATCAAGCGCGTGTCCAAGCCCGGTCTCCGGGTGTACGCCAAGTCGGACGGGCTCCCGCGGGTGCTCGGCGGGCTGGGCGTGGCGATCATTTCGACGTCCCAGGGGCTGCTCACCGACCGGCAGGCCCGCAAGCGGAGCGTTGGCGGGGAAGTCCTCGCCTTCGTCTGGTAACGGGAGACAGGTAGAAATGTCGCGTATTGGACGTAAGTCGATCCCGGTGCCTGCCGGCGTCGACATCACGATCGACGGCCAGGCCGTCAAGGTCAAGGGCCCGAAGGGCGAGCTCACGCACGTGCTCGCCGAGCCGATCACCGCGGAGCGGGCCGAGGACGGCCAGCTCCAGGTCAACCGGCCGAACGACGAGCGCAAGGCCAAGGAACTGCACGGCCTGAGCCGGACCCTGATCGCCAACATGATCGTCGGCGTGACCGAGGGCCACCGCAAGAGTCTGGAGATCGCCGGCACCGGTTACCGGGTCACGGCCAAGGGCAAGGACCTGGAGTTCGCGCTCGGGTTCTCGCACCCGGTGCTGGTCCCCGCGCCGGACGGCATCACCTTCACGGTGGAGAAGCCGACCGTGTTCCACGTGGCCGGCATCGACAAGCAGCTCGTCGGCGAGGTCGCCGCCAACATCCGGAAGATCCGCCCGCCGGAGCCCTACAAGGGCAAGGGCGTGAAGTACCAGGGCGAGGTCATTCGCCGTAAGGCCGGAAAGGCAGGTAAGAAGTGAGCGCCACGCTGCTCAAGCGTCGCCGCGGCGTCGCCGCCAAGCGCGCCGTCGGCCGTGCGCGTCGACACTTCCGGGTCCGCAAGAACGTCAGCGGCACCCCCGAGCGTCCCCGCCTGGTCGTCACCCGGTCGCTGCGGCACATCGTCGCGCAGGTCGTCGACGACACCAAGGGTCACACCCTGGCGTCGGCCTCGACCCTCGACGCGTCGGTGCGCGGCACCGAGGGCGACAAGAGCGCCCTGGCCGGCAAGGTCGGCGCCCTGCTCGCCGAGCGGGCCAAGGCCGCCGGCGTCTCGAAGGTCGTCTTCGACCGCGGTGGCAACCGGTACGCGGGGCGGGTCGCCGCGCTTGCCGACGCCGCCCGCGAAGCCGGGCTCGAGTTCTAGAAACCCCGTCACGAGAGATAAGGAAGGCTGCTGATGCCAGGTCAACAGCGCCGTGGCGGCGGGTCCGGTGGCAACGAGGGTGGTCGCCGCGACAACCGCCGTGAGGGCGGCCGCGGAAACGCGCCCGTCGAGAAGACCCCGCACCTCGAGCGGGTCGTCGCGATCAACCGCGTCGCCAAGGTCGTGAAGGGTGGTCGTCGCTTCAGCTTCACCGCCCTGGTGATCGTCGGCGACGGCGACGGCACCGTCGGTGTGGGCTACGGAAAGGCCAAGGAGGTGCCCGCGGCGATCGCCAAGGGTGTCGAGGAGGCCAAGAAGCACTTCTTCAAGGTGCCGCGGATCGCTTCCTCGATCCCGCACCCGGTGACGGGTGAGGCCGCCGCCGGTGTGGTGCTGCTCAAGCCGGCCTCCGCCGGTACGGGCGTCATCGCCGGTGGCCCGGTGCGTGCCGTGCTGGAGTGCGCGGGCATCCACGACGTGCTCTCCAAGAGCCTCGGCTCGTCCAACCCGATCAACATCGTGCACGCCACGGTGGCGGCGCTGAAGGGGCTGGAGTCCCCGGAGGCCGTCGCGGCCCGTCGTGGCCTGCCGGTCGAGGACGTCGCGCCGGCCGCGATGCTCGCGTCGCGGGCGGGGGTGGCGTCCTGATGGCTCGCCTGAAGGTCACCCAGCTCCGGTCCGAGATCGGTGCCAAGCGCAACCAGCGTGAGTCGCTGCGTTCGCTCGGCCTGAAGCGGATCAACGACGTGGTGGTCAAGGAGGACCGTCCCGAGATCCGGGGCATGATCTTCGCGGTCAACCACCTCGTGAAGGTCGAGGAGGTCGAGTAATGACGATCAAGGTCCACCACCTGCGCCCGGCGCCCGGTGCCAAGACCGCGAAGACCCGCGTGGGTCGCGGTGAGGGCTCCAAGGGCAAGACCGCCGGTCGCGGTACCAAGGGTTCCAAGGCCCGCAAGAACATCTCGGCGGCGTTCGAGGGTGGGCAGATGCCCATCCACATGCGCCTGCCGAAGATGAAGGGCTTCAAGAACAAGTTCAAGGTGGTCTTCCAGGTGGTCAACCTGGACAGGCTCGCCGAGCTGTTCCCGAACGGCGGCCAGGTCGGCCCGCAGGAGCTGGTCGAGGCCGGCGCGGTCCGCAAGGGCCACCCGGTCAAGGTGCTCGGCACCGGCGACCTCAACGGCGTGTCCCTCCAGGTGTCGGCGCAGGCGTTCAGCGCGTCGGCCAAGGAGAAGATCACCGCCGCCGGTGGCTCGGTCACCGAGCTGTAAGGCTGTGTCCGTGGCGCCCGCTCAGTTCTTCGTGACTGGGCGGGCGCCTCGGTCTACCCCGGGCGTCACCACCGGGTAATATCGGATTCGATTTATGTAGCCGGGCACACCTGCCCGGACCGGGACGGGGCTGTTAGGCTCCCATCCCAGCTATGGATATCGGGCGCTCGCCCGGCACCCACCCCGATCCGCCAGGGACCACCACCGGCGGCCCGCCTCGCGCAGGAGGAAGAAGTTGCTGTCCGCCTTTCTCAGTGCGTTCCGTACGCCTGACCTGCGCAAGAAGCTGCTGTTTACGGTAGGCATCATCGCGGTCTACCGGCTCGGCGCCACCCTGCCCAGCCCTGGTGTCTCGTACGGCAACGTCCAGAAGTGCCTCGACACCATCGGCAGCGCGAACACCGGGGTGCTGAACCTGCTGGACCTCTTCTCCGGCGGGGCGCTGCTGCAGCTCTCGGTCTTCGCGCTGGGCATCATGCCCTACATCACAGCGTCGATCATCCTGCAACTGCTCACCGTGGTCATCCCGCGGCTGGAGCAGCTCCGCAAGGAGGGGCAGGCCGGCCAGGCGAAGATCACCCAGTACACCCGCTACCTGACGCTGGGCCTGGGCATCCTCCAGTCGTCGGCGTTCGTGGCGCTGGCCCGGTCCGGGCAGCTCTTCAACAACCAGTGCGACCAGTTCCCGATCGTGCCCGAGGGCACCGGCATCCCGGACTGGCTGACGCTGACGATCCTGGTCATGACGATGACCGCCGGCACCGGCGTGGTGATGTGGCTCGGCGAGCTGATCACCGACCGGGGCGTCGGCAACGGCATGTCCGTGCTGATCTTCACCTCGATCGCGGCCCGCCTCCCCAGCGAGGGCTGGCGGATCAAGACCCAGCAGGGCTGGTGGAAGTTCTTCCTGGTGCTGGCGCTGGTCCTGGTGGTCATCACCGCGGTCACCTTCATCGAGCAGGCGCAGCGCCGGATCCCGGTGCAGTACGCCAAGCGGATGATCGGCCGGCGGATGTACGGCGGCACCTCGACCTACATCCCGCTGAAGGTCAACCAGGCGGGCGTCATCCCGGTCATCTTCGGCTCCTCGCTGCTCTACCTGCCGCAGCTGGCGCTCCAGTTCTTCGACCAGACGAACCCGGGCAAGACCCAGGCCTGGATCCAGAACAACGTGGTCGACCCGTCGAGCCCGCTGCACATCGCTATCTACTTCCTGCTGATCATCTTCTTCACGTACTTCTACGTGTCGATCACGTTCAACCCGACCGAGGTCGCGGACAACATGAAGAAGTACGGCGGCTTCGTGCCGGGCATCCGCCCCGGCAAGCCGACCGCCGACTACCTCGACTTCATCCTCAGCCGGATCACCCTGCCGGGCGCTCTCTACCTGGGCATCGTCTCGATCCTGCCGAACTTCTTCTTCATCTGGCTGAACAGCGAGCAGTTCCAGAACTTCCCGTTCGGCGGCACCGCTGTGCTCATCATGGTCGGCGTCGGTCTGGAGACCGTGAAGCAGATCGAGAGCCAACTCATGCAGCGGAACTACGAAGGGTTCCTGCGGTAGATGCGACTCGTTCTGGTTGGCCCGCCGGGCGCGGGCAAGGGCACACAGGCGGAGTTCATCGCCGCTCACCTCTCGGTGCCGAAGATCTCGACCGGTGACATCTTCCGGGCGAACGTCTCGCAGGGCACGCCGCTGGGTGTCGAGGCGAAGCGCTACATGGACGCGGGCAAGCTGGTCCCGGACGAGGTGACCATCAACATGGTCCGGGACCGGCTCGCCGAGCCGGACGCCTCGGAGGGCTTCCTGCTCGACGGCTTCCCGCGCACCACGCCGCAGGCCGCCGCGCTGGACAAGCTCCTCGCCGACCTGGGCACCGCGCTGGACCTGGTGCTGGAGCTGGTCGTCGACGACGACGAGGTGATCCGGCGGCTGTCGGGCCGGCGCACCTGCCGGGGCTGCGGCAAGATCTGGCACGTCGAGTTCGACGCGACGACCCGGGACGGCATCTGCGACCGCTGCGGCGCCGAGCTGTTCCAGCGCGACGACGACAAGCCCGAGACGATCGCCGCCCGGCTGCGCGAGTACGCCGACAAGACCGCGCCGCTGGTCGACTACTACGGCGCCCAGGGCAAGCTGGTGGGCATCGACGCCACCGGCCCGGTGGAGGACGTCACCGTCCGCGCCATCGACGCCCTGCGCTCGTACGGCGGCTGACGAACGGCCGCGCTGCGGCTGACGGAAGGTCGTCCGGCGACTGGCGGACGCCGGGGTCCCGGCGGATAGAGTGCGAACAGCGGGGTACGTGCGACGTGCCCCGCTGCTCCGCGCGACGAAAGGTAACGGCCCCATGCGTCGTCCCCAGCTGGACATCCAGCTGAAGACCCCCGACCAGATCGAGAAGATGCGCGCCGCCGGCCTCGTGGTGGCCGAGGCGCTGCGTCGGATGCGGGAGGCGGTGGCCCCCGGGGTCAGCACCGCCGACCTGGACGCGATCGCCGAGTCGACCATCCGGGAGGCGGGGGCCGTCCCGTCGTTCAAGGGCTACCACGGCTTCCCGGCCTCGATCTGCTCGTCGGTCAACGAGCAGGTGGTGCATGCGATCCCGTCGCCGGCCCAGGTGCTCCGCGAGGGTGACCTGATCTCGATCGACTGCGGCGCGGTGCTGGATGGCTGGCACGGCGACGCGGCGATCACGGTCGGCGTGGGGGAGGGCGACCCGGCGCTGCTGAAGATGGCCGCGGTGGCCGAGGACGCGATGTGGGCCGGGATCGCCGCGGCGGCGCGCGGGGCGGCCAGCGGCCGGGGCCGGCTCACCGACATCTCGCACGCGGTGGAGAACGCGGTCCGCCGGGGCGGCCGGTACGGCATCGTCGACGGGTACGGCGGGCACGGCATCGGCACCGAGATGCACCAGGACCCGCACGTGCTCAACCACGGCCGGCCCGGCAAGGGCCCCCGGCTGGTGCCGGGCCTGGCGCTGGCCATCGAGCCGATGATCACGATGGGCTCGCCCCGGACGGTGGAGCTGGCCGACGGCTGGACCGTGGTCACCCGGGACGGGTCGATGGCGGTGCACGTCGAGCACTCGATGGCGCTGCTCCCGGACGGGGTCTGGGTGCTGACCGCGTTCGACGGCGGCCGGGCGCGCCTGGGCGACCTCGTGACCGCCCGCCAGCCCGCCGACTCGCCGGCGATCTGACCGTCGGGGGCCGGGGAGATCGGCCGTTCGGGGTGACCCCGGTCACTCCCGGCTCGGGTCGGGGCGGAAATACTCCGGCCGGGTGACCTGGCGGGTGGCCGGTTTGGCGGCGGCGTGCAGGCGGGCGTACACTTTCTGATCGGCGCACAGCGTCCACTCCGGCATGCCCACCCTGCGCTTCGGTGGGGCCGGAGCCGCGGCTGGCGCGGGCACCCGATCACCGTCGGGGGCCCGTGTAAGACGTTGTGGGCCGTCCGGAGTAACCGACGTCAGGACAGCGGAGGACATGCCGAAAAAAGACGGAGCCATCGAGATCGAGGGTCGGGTCATCGAGCCCCTGCCGAACGCCATGTTCCGGGTGGAGCTCGCGAACGGTCACAAGGTGCTGGCTCACATCAGTGGCAAGATGCGGCAGCACTACATCCGCATCCTGCCGGAGGACCGCGTCGTCGTCGAACTCTCGCCGTACGACCTGACCCGCGGGCGCATCGTCTACCGCTACAAGTAAGCGACCTGACGACGGCCGGGTAGTCCCCGTGTCCGTCCTCGACGTCCGGCGTCGCGCGTCGTCGCGCCTCCGGGCCAGATGGGAAGTAAGGCAACCGTGAAGGTCAAGCCGAGCGTCAAGAGGATCTGCAACAAGTGCCGGGTCATCCGCCGGCACGGCCGGGTCATGGTCATCTGCAGCGACCCGCGCCACAAGCAGCGCCAGGGCTGATCCAGCCCGACCGACCGTGAGTCCACGGCCGGTCGGTCCGGTCCCGGCGTCGCAGATCCAGCCAACACATCATCAGCTCGTCCCAGCCGCGAGCGGTGCGCATCGCGTACCCCTGCGTGGTTGACCCCCGGTCGGAGGCCGGGGCCCGCTCGGGCAGCGGTCGTTCCTCCCGGCGCCACGGCGCCGGTCGGACGACCGGAGCGGGGTGGGGCGGGTGCAGACCTCCGCCAGGAAACCACAAGGAGTACGCCCGCACATGGCTCGTCTAGTCGGCGTGGACCTCCCCCGCGAGAAGCGGATGGAGATCGCGCTCACCTACATCTTCGGGGTCGGCCGCACCCGTGCCCTGGAGACGCTCGCCGCGACCGGTATCTCGCCGGACAAGCGCGCTCGGGACCTCACGGACGAGGAGCTGGTCCAGCTCCGCGACCACATCGAGGGCAACTACAAGGTTGAAGGCGACCTGCGCCGCGAGGTCGCCGCTGACATCCGCCGCAAGGTCGAGATCGGCTGCTACGCCGGTATCCGCCACCGCCGTGGTCTCCCGGTGCGTGGCCAGCGGACGCGGACCAACGCCCGCACCCGCAAGGGCCCGAAGCGGACCGTCGCCGGCAAGAAGAAGCCCGGCAAGAAGTAATTAGGAGCGCACAGACTTATGCCACCGAAGGCTCGTGCCGGAGCCGCCGTCAAGAAGGTCCGGCGCAAGGAACGCAAGAACGTCGCCCACGGGCAGGCGCACATCAAGAGCACCTTCAACAACACCATCGTGTCCATCACGGACCCGACCGGTGCGGTCATCTCCTGGGCCTCGGCCGGCCAGGTGGGCTTCAAGGGCTCCCGCAAGTCGACCCCGTTCGCCGCGCAGCTGGCCGCCGAGGCCGCCGCGCGCCGGGCGATGGAGCACGGCATGCGCAAGGTCGACGTGTTCGTCAAGGGCCCCGGCTCCGGCCGGGAGACCGCCATCCGTTCGCTGCAGGCCGTCGGGCTGGAGGTCGGTCAGATTTCCGACGTGACCCCGCAGCCGCACAACGGGTGCCGTCCGCCGAAGCGTCGCCGGGTCTGAGAGGTTAGAGAGAGATGGCTCGTTACACCGGTGCTGACTGCCGCCGTTGCCGGCGGGAGAAGATGAAGCTGTTCCTCAAGGGCAGCAAGTGCGATGGCCCGAAGTGCCCGTTCGAGTCCCGGCCGTTCCCGCCCGGGCAGCACGGCCGCGGCCGCACGAAGGAGACGGAGTACCTGCTCCAGCTCCGTGAGAAGCAGAAGGCCCGCCGCGTCTACGGCGTGCTGGAGAAGCAGTTCCGCGGTTACTACGAGGAGGCCGTGGCCAAGCAGGCCAAGACCGGTGAGGTCCTCCTGCAGATCCTCGAGTCGCGGCTGGACAACGTGGTCTACCGGGCCGGCTACGCCAAGTCCCGGGACATGGCCCGCCAGCTGGTCAAGCACGGTCACTTCACGGTGAACGGCAAGAAGGTCGACATCCCGTCGTACCGCGTCAAGGAGCACGACATCATCGAGGTCCGGGGCAAGAGCAAGGAGCTCACCCCGTTCATCGTGGCGCAGGCCGAGGCCGGCTCCAAGACGGTTCCGGCGTGGCTGGAGGCCATCCCGAGCCAGATGAAGGTGCTCGTGCACTCGCTCCCGGCCCGCCAGGTGATCGACACCCAGGTCCAGGAGCAGCTGATCGTCGAGCTCTACTCCAAGTAGTCGGGCTCGTTGCGGTGGTCCGCCCTGCGGGGCGGACCACCGGAACGGTTTGTGTCGCGGACGTCAAATAGCGGGCGTCCCGGAAGAGAAGAGAAGACATGCTCATCAGCCAGCGACCGTCTCTGTCCGAAGAGTCGATCAACGAGACCCGCTCCCGGTTCACCATCGAGCCGCTGGAGCCGGGCTTCGGCTACACCCTGGGCAACTCGCTGCGGCGCACGCTGCTGTCGTCGATCCCGGGTGCGGCGGTCACCTCCATCAAGATCGACGGCGTGCTGCACGAGTTCACCACGATCCCCGGCGTCAAGGAGGACGTGGTCGAGCTCGTCATGAACATCAAGGAGCTGTGCGTCAGCTCCGAGCACGACGAGCCGGTCAGCATGTACCTGCGCAAGCAGGGCCCGGGCGACGTGACGGCGGGCGACATCCAGCCCCCGGCCGGCGTCTCGGTGCACAACCCGGACCTGAAGCTCGCCACCCTCAACGGCAAGGGCCGGCTCGACATGGAGCTGACCGTCGAGCGGGGTCGCGGCTACGTGACGGCGGCGCAGAACAAGCAGGCCGGCGCCGAGATCGGCCGGATCCCGGTCGACTCGATCTACTCGCCGGTGCTGAAGGTGACGTACCGCGTCGAGGCGACCCGGGTCGAGCAGCGGACCGACTTCGACCGGCTGATCATCGACGTCGAGACCAAGCCGTCGATGGGCCCGCGCACCGCGCTGGCCTCCGCCGGTTCGACGCTGGTGGAGCTCTTCGGGCTGGCCCGGGAGCTGGACGAGACCGCCGAGGGCATCGACATCGGGCCGTCCCCGCAGGACGCGCAGCTCGCGGCGGACCTGGCCCTGCCGATCGAGGAGCTGGACCTGACCGTCCGCTCCTACAACTGCCTCAAGCGCGAGGGCATCAACTCCGTTGGTGAGCTCATCGGGCGCACCGAGGCCGACCTCCTCGACATTCGCAACTTCGGCCAGAAGTCGATCGACGAGGTCAAGATGAAGCTCGCCGGGATGGGTCTGGGGCTGAAGGACTCGGCTCCGAACTTCGACCCGGCGCACGTCGTGGACACCTTCGGCGAGGCCGACTACGACACCGACGACTACCGCGAGACCGAGCAGCTCTAGTCCGCGCTGCCGCCACACCTGAGGAGCACCAAGCATGCCCACGCCCACCAAGGGCCCC
This genomic window contains:
- the rpsM gene encoding 30S ribosomal protein S13: MARLVGVDLPREKRMEIALTYIFGVGRTRALETLAATGISPDKRARDLTDEELVQLRDHIEGNYKVEGDLRREVAADIRRKVEIGCYAGIRHRRGLPVRGQRTRTNARTRKGPKRTVAGKKKPGKK
- a CDS encoding DNA-directed RNA polymerase subunit alpha, whose amino-acid sequence is MLISQRPSLSEESINETRSRFTIEPLEPGFGYTLGNSLRRTLLSSIPGAAVTSIKIDGVLHEFTTIPGVKEDVVELVMNIKELCVSSEHDEPVSMYLRKQGPGDVTAGDIQPPAGVSVHNPDLKLATLNGKGRLDMELTVERGRGYVTAAQNKQAGAEIGRIPVDSIYSPVLKVTYRVEATRVEQRTDFDRLIIDVETKPSMGPRTALASAGSTLVELFGLARELDETAEGIDIGPSPQDAQLAADLALPIEELDLTVRSYNCLKREGINSVGELIGRTEADLLDIRNFGQKSIDEVKMKLAGMGLGLKDSAPNFDPAHVVDTFGEADYDTDDYRETEQL
- the secY gene encoding preprotein translocase subunit SecY, encoding MLSAFLSAFRTPDLRKKLLFTVGIIAVYRLGATLPSPGVSYGNVQKCLDTIGSANTGVLNLLDLFSGGALLQLSVFALGIMPYITASIILQLLTVVIPRLEQLRKEGQAGQAKITQYTRYLTLGLGILQSSAFVALARSGQLFNNQCDQFPIVPEGTGIPDWLTLTILVMTMTAGTGVVMWLGELITDRGVGNGMSVLIFTSIAARLPSEGWRIKTQQGWWKFFLVLALVLVVITAVTFIEQAQRRIPVQYAKRMIGRRMYGGTSTYIPLKVNQAGVIPVIFGSSLLYLPQLALQFFDQTNPGKTQAWIQNNVVDPSSPLHIAIYFLLIIFFTYFYVSITFNPTEVADNMKKYGGFVPGIRPGKPTADYLDFILSRITLPGALYLGIVSILPNFFFIWLNSEQFQNFPFGGTAVLIMVGVGLETVKQIESQLMQRNYEGFLR
- a CDS encoding adenylate kinase, translating into MRLVLVGPPGAGKGTQAEFIAAHLSVPKISTGDIFRANVSQGTPLGVEAKRYMDAGKLVPDEVTINMVRDRLAEPDASEGFLLDGFPRTTPQAAALDKLLADLGTALDLVLELVVDDDEVIRRLSGRRTCRGCGKIWHVEFDATTRDGICDRCGAELFQRDDDKPETIAARLREYADKTAPLVDYYGAQGKLVGIDATGPVEDVTVRAIDALRSYGG
- the infA gene encoding translation initiation factor IF-1, with amino-acid sequence MPKKDGAIEIEGRVIEPLPNAMFRVELANGHKVLAHISGKMRQHYIRILPEDRVVVELSPYDLTRGRIVYRYK
- the map gene encoding type I methionyl aminopeptidase, whose product is MRRPQLDIQLKTPDQIEKMRAAGLVVAEALRRMREAVAPGVSTADLDAIAESTIREAGAVPSFKGYHGFPASICSSVNEQVVHAIPSPAQVLREGDLISIDCGAVLDGWHGDAAITVGVGEGDPALLKMAAVAEDAMWAGIAAAARGAASGRGRLTDISHAVENAVRRGGRYGIVDGYGGHGIGTEMHQDPHVLNHGRPGKGPRLVPGLALAIEPMITMGSPRTVELADGWTVVTRDGSMAVHVEHSMALLPDGVWVLTAFDGGRARLGDLVTARQPADSPAI
- the rpmJ gene encoding 50S ribosomal protein L36, translating into MKVKPSVKRICNKCRVIRRHGRVMVICSDPRHKQRQG
- the rpsD gene encoding 30S ribosomal protein S4; protein product: MARYTGADCRRCRREKMKLFLKGSKCDGPKCPFESRPFPPGQHGRGRTKETEYLLQLREKQKARRVYGVLEKQFRGYYEEAVAKQAKTGEVLLQILESRLDNVVYRAGYAKSRDMARQLVKHGHFTVNGKKVDIPSYRVKEHDIIEVRGKSKELTPFIVAQAEAGSKTVPAWLEAIPSQMKVLVHSLPARQVIDTQVQEQLIVELYSK
- the rplO gene encoding 50S ribosomal protein L15, giving the protein MTIKVHHLRPAPGAKTAKTRVGRGEGSKGKTAGRGTKGSKARKNISAAFEGGQMPIHMRLPKMKGFKNKFKVVFQVVNLDRLAELFPNGGQVGPQELVEAGAVRKGHPVKVLGTGDLNGVSLQVSAQAFSASAKEKITAAGGSVTEL
- the rpsK gene encoding 30S ribosomal protein S11, which translates into the protein MPPKARAGAAVKKVRRKERKNVAHGQAHIKSTFNNTIVSITDPTGAVISWASAGQVGFKGSRKSTPFAAQLAAEAAARRAMEHGMRKVDVFVKGPGSGRETAIRSLQAVGLEVGQISDVTPQPHNGCRPPKRRRV